In Labrus bergylta chromosome 11, fLabBer1.1, whole genome shotgun sequence, one genomic interval encodes:
- the barx2 gene encoding homeobox protein BarH-like 2: MHCQAELRLSSPGQLKAARRRYKTFMIDEILSKETCDYFEKLSLYSVCPSLIVRPKPLHSCSGSSSLRAYPLLSVITRQPPHIPQVSSPVGVPSHLPLLSPQHHRGGSEPSPSQTPLSISSESDTEHSVPRLKKPRRSRTIFTELQLMGLEKKFQKQKYLSTPDRLDLAQSLGLTQLQVKTWYQNRRMKWKKLVLKGGHEAPTKPKGRPKKNSIPTTEEIEAEEQRLKIEDEERKRRAGEKAALASQLEPEDLSTETHNPAATMEGSEGELLMQSETQTAS, from the exons ATGCACTGTCAAGCCGAGCTGAGGCTCTCTTCCCCGGGTCAGCTGAAGGCTGCCAGGAGGCGCTACAAGACTTTCATGATTGACGAGATCCTCTCTAAGGAGACCTGTGATTATTTTGAGAAACTTTCTCTATACTCAGTGTGTCCATCGCTCATTGTTCGACCGAAGCCTCTTCATTCATGTTCTG GGTCCTCATCACTACGTGCCTACCCTCTCCTCTCAGTGATCACGCGGCAGCCGCCCCACATCCCTCAGGTGTCCTCTCCGGTCGGGGTCCCCTCGCACCTGCCGTTGCTGTCCCCGCAGCACCATCGGGGGGGCTCCGAGCCCTCACCGAGCCAGACGCCCCTTAGCATCAGCAGCGAGTCGGACACAGAGCACAGCGTGCCTCGCCTGAAGAAGCCGCGTCGCAGCCGCACCATCTTCACCGAGCTGCAGCTGATGGGCCTGGAGAAGAAGTTCCAGAAGCAGAAGTACCTGTCCACACCTGATAG GTTAGACCTGGCCCAGTCACTCGGTCTCACACAGCTCCAGGTGAAGACATGGTACCAAAACAGGCGAATGAAGTGGAAGAAATTG GTGCTCAAAGGAGGTCATGAGGCCCCGACTAAGCCCAAGGGAAGACCCAAGAAGAACTCCATCCCCACCACAGAGGAAATAGAAGCAGAAGAACAGAGATTGAAGATcgaggatgaggagaggaagaggagggcgGGCGAGAAAGCAGCACTGGCATCGCAGCTCGAGCCTGAAGATCTCAGTACAGAAACTCACAATCCAGCAGCGACGATGGAGGGATCTGAGGGAGAGCTTCTGATGCAGTCGGAGACTCAAACAGCCAGCTAG
- the rbm7 gene encoding RNA-binding protein 7, whose protein sequence is MGIEDETDRTLFIRNLDSRVTEELLFELFLQAGPLIKTKIPKDPDGKQKTFGFAVYKHEVSVPYAMQLLNGATLHGRSLHVQFRSGSTHSSSPGNSHNSSPANTPNPHGQRTPIQFSSPPYTPPPQTQRPFSSPDNLQKNVMMNNMMWQLHVQQLEQLNGGFSKPLQRHPSAGGHGGRGGSRQHDNSPYRHNTSQMNSGGRNQRYSEEQGSGRHQQHGHSRDSYHHQGDRSGNRHHDSRGGNRHHDDKSSSRGHQDNRWRRY, encoded by the exons ATGGGAATAGAGGATGAAACGGATCGGACGCTCTTCATAAGAAACTTGGATTCTAGGGTGACGGAGGAGCTTTTGTTCGAGTTGTTTTTACAG GCCGGACCTCTCATCAAAACTAAAATCCCCAAAGACCCGGAtgggaaacagaaaacatttggtTTTGCGGTTTACAAACATGAAGTGTCCGTGCCGTACGCCATGCAGCTTCTGAACGGAGCCACGCTGCACGGGAGAAGTCTTCATGTGCAGTTCAGATCAG GTAGCACTCATAGCAGCAGTCCAGGGAACTCGCATAATTCAAGTCCTGCAAATACACCAAATCCCCATGGCCAGAG GACACCGATCCAGTTCAGTTCTCCTCCGTACACTCCTCCACCCCAAACGCAGAGGCCCTTCTCATCACCGGATAACCTGCAGAAGAATGTCATG ATGAACAATATGATGTGGCAGCTCCACGTCCAGCAGCTCGAGCAGTTGAATGGTGGATTTTCAAAGCCTCTGCAGAGGCATCCGTCTGCGGGGGGACACGGCGGAAGAGGCGGCTCAAGGCAACACGATAACTCCCCTTATCGTCACAATACCTCCCAAATGAACAGCGGTGGCAGGAATCAGCGATACTCAGAAGAACAAGGTTCCGGCCGTCATCAGCAACACGGCCACAGCCGGGACAGCTATCACCATCAGGGCGACAGGAGTGGCAACCGTCACCATGACAGCAGAGGTGGCAACAGACATCATGACGACAAGAGTAGCAGCCGTGGCCACCAGGATAACAGATGGCGACGCTACTGA